The following DNA comes from Streptomyces sp. NBC_00273.
AGCCCAGCACGATCTGCACGAAGAGGGTCAGGAAGAAGAACATGCCGAAGATCGCGCAGGCGAGCATGAGCATGATGCCGTAGGTCCCGGCCCGGTTGCGGTCGGCGAACATGTGCAGCGGGGTGATCGGCTGCGGCGAGCGCCGTTCGTTGAGGATGAAGAGGGTCAGCAGGACCACGGCGGCGCCGAAGGAGCCGAGGGTGATCGGGTCGCGCCAGCCCTCCTGGGACGCCCTGATGAATCCGTAGACGAGCGAGACCATGCCCAGGGTGGACAGCAGCGCGCCCGCGAAGTCGAAGTGTCCCGGGTGGCGTTCGGATTCGTGCAGGACCTTCGTGGCCAGCACGGCGATCACGATGGCGATGGGGACGTTGACGAAGAGCACCCAGCGCCAGTCGAGCCACTCGACGAGGATGCCGCCCGCGAGGAGTCCGATCGCGCCGCCGGCGGCCGAGACGCCCGCGAACACGCCGAAGGCCCGGTTGCGGGCCGGGCCTTCGCGGAAGGTGGTGGTGATCAGCGCGAGGGAGGTCGGGGAGGCGATGGCGCCGCCGACGCCCTGGAGGGCGCGCGCGGCCATCAACTGGCCCTCGTTCTGTGCGAGTCCGCCCAGGAGCGAGGCGAGTCCGAAGAGCAGGACGCCGAAGATGAAGACCCGTTTGCGGCCGAGGATGTCGCCGGTGCGGCCGCCGAGGAGCAGGAGTCCGCCGAAGGCGAGGGTGTAGGCGTTGACGACCCAGGAAAGGCTCTCGGTCGAGAAGCCGAGGGCGGTCTGGATGTGCGGCAGCGCGATGTTCACGATCGTGATGTCGAGAACCACCATGAGTTGGCAGGAGGCGATGACGAACAGGGCGAGTCCGCTGCCGCTTCCCTGGACCTTGCCTTCGGTCCCGCTGTTGCTCGGCGATGCGTTCGGATCCACCTTTTCGACGCTAAGCCCGCACCTCTGGGGTCACCACTCGAACAGCCTAGTGATGGTGACATTTCACATGTCACACTACGATCATGGATGACTTCCTCAGGCTCTCCGCGAGCACGGCCCGCTTCACCTACGGCGCCCCGCGCGCCTTCGCCTTCGGGGACGACGGCCGACTGCTCTGGTTCCTCCGGTCGACCGGCCCCACCGACGCCTTCGACTCGCTCTGGGTGCTCGACACCACCACCGGCGCCGAGACCCGGCTCGCCGATCCCCGCGAACTGTGCCCCGAGCCCGGTCCCCTCCCCGCGGCCGAGCGCCGACTGCGCGAGCGGACCCGGCTCGTCGCCGCCGGCATCGGCTCGTACGCCCTGTCCGGCAACGGCCTGCACGCCGTCTTCGCGCTGTACGGGCGGCTCTTCGAGGTCGCCGCGGGCGGCGCCGGTACGCCCAAGGAGATCCCGGCCGCCGGACCCGCGCTGGACCCGCGGCCGAACGCCGACGGCTCGCGCACCGCGTACGTCGCCGACGACGTCCTGTACGTCGCCCCGGGCGGCCGGATCAGCCCGGACGACGGGGCCCGCTGGGGCCTCGCCGAATTCGCCGCCGCCGAGGAGCTGGGCCGCCACCGGGGCCACTGGTGGTCCCCGGACGGGGTCACCCTGCTGGCCGCCCGCGTCGACGAATCCGCCCTCCAGCGGCGTTACTTCGCCGACCCGGCGCACCCGGAGCTGCCGGCCGAGGACTTCGCCTACCCCGAGGCGGGCGGGCCCAACGCCGACGTCCAACTGTGGGTGCTCGGCGACGGCGGGACCCGGATACGGCTCGACTGGGACGCCGACGCCTACCCGTACGTATCCGACGCGGGCTGGGAGTCCGCCGACGAGATCCTGCTGACCGTCCAGGACCGGCTCCAGCAGCGCGTCCTGCTGCTCTCCGCCGACCCGGCCACCGGCCGTACCCGGGAGCTGTCCCGCACCGCGCACCCGCAGTGGGTGGACCCGCTGGTCCCCGGCACCCCGGCCCGCCTCGCCGACGGGCGGATGCTGACCTGCGCCGACACCCCGGGCGGGGCCGCCCGCGCCCTCGCGGTGGACGGCGAACTCCTCACCGGGGACGGGGTCCAGGTCCGCGCCGTGGCCGGGGTCCACGAGGGCCTGCTGCTGATCGAGGCGGGCCTGCGCGACCCGTCCGAGCAGCAGGTGCTGCTGCTGGACCCGGCCACCGGGGAGCTGACCCCGCTCGCCGACGGGCCCGGCGTGCACACCGTGTCCGCGTCCGCCGGGACCCTGCTGCTGACCTGCGCCGACGCCGACGGGGTGCGGCGCACGGTACGCACCCCCGACGGGCGGGAGTTCACCCCCGCCGACCTGTCCGAGCCGCTGCCCTACCGGGTGGAGGCGGTCTTGGAGCGGGTCACCGAGCACGGCATCCCCACCGCCCTCGTACTGCCCCGCGACCACGTCCCCGGCCGGCGGCTGCCCGTCCTGGTCGACGGCTACGGCGGCCCCGGCATGCAGGACGTCACCACCGACCAGCGCCGCCGCCAGCACCGCCAGTGGTGGGCCGACCAGGGCTTCGCGGTGGTCACCATCGACAACCGCGGGACCCCGTACGTCTCCCCCGCCTACACGCACGCCATGTACCGCGGCTTCTCCGGCGTCACCCTCGACGACCAGGTCGCGGCGCTCCACGCGCTCGCCGCGCGGCACGGCGACCTCGACCTCGGCCGGGTCGGGGTGCGCGGCTGGTCGTACGGCGGCTACCTCTCCGCCATGGCGGTGCTGCGCCGCCCGGACGTCTTCCACGCGGCGGCCGCCGGTGCCGCGCCGACCGACTTCCGGCACTACGACACGGCGTACACCGAGCGGTACCTGGGCCTCCCCCAGGACCACCCGGAGGTGTACGAGCGGGACTCCCTCATCCCCGACGCCCCGAAGCTGTCCCGCCCGCTGCTGCTGATCACGGGCCTGGCCGACGACAACGTCCACCCGTCCCACACCCTGCGCCTGTCCCGAGCGCTGACGGACGCGGGCCGCCCGCACCAGCTGCTGGCCCTCCCCGGCGTCACCCACATGACC
Coding sequences within:
- a CDS encoding MFS transporter, giving the protein MDPNASPSNSGTEGKVQGSGSGLALFVIASCQLMVVLDITIVNIALPHIQTALGFSTESLSWVVNAYTLAFGGLLLLGGRTGDILGRKRVFIFGVLLFGLASLLGGLAQNEGQLMAARALQGVGGAIASPTSLALITTTFREGPARNRAFGVFAGVSAAGGAIGLLAGGILVEWLDWRWVLFVNVPIAIVIAVLATKVLHESERHPGHFDFAGALLSTLGMVSLVYGFIRASQEGWRDPITLGSFGAAVVLLTLFILNERRSPQPITPLHMFADRNRAGTYGIMLMLACAIFGMFFFLTLFVQIVLGFSPIQAGLAFLPVSAVIAVGAAITAKLLPKFGPKPFMVTGALSSAAGLAWLTQTDVDSTYLGSILGPMLLFALGMGLQFVSLTLMALSNVPDRESGAASGLLNTMQQVGGSLGLSILVTVYGTASRNEAKQQVPEFLSTAGPVQKAFFQRTGQLPKPWGDQVLTSGISAAFVVAALFTLVGALIALFVIQVRPSDLARLQGNHKPAADRT
- a CDS encoding S9 family peptidase, with the translated sequence MDDFLRLSASTARFTYGAPRAFAFGDDGRLLWFLRSTGPTDAFDSLWVLDTTTGAETRLADPRELCPEPGPLPAAERRLRERTRLVAAGIGSYALSGNGLHAVFALYGRLFEVAAGGAGTPKEIPAAGPALDPRPNADGSRTAYVADDVLYVAPGGRISPDDGARWGLAEFAAAEELGRHRGHWWSPDGVTLLAARVDESALQRRYFADPAHPELPAEDFAYPEAGGPNADVQLWVLGDGGTRIRLDWDADAYPYVSDAGWESADEILLTVQDRLQQRVLLLSADPATGRTRELSRTAHPQWVDPLVPGTPARLADGRMLTCADTPGGAARALAVDGELLTGDGVQVRAVAGVHEGLLLIEAGLRDPSEQQVLLLDPATGELTPLADGPGVHTVSASAGTLLLTCADADGVRRTVRTPDGREFTPADLSEPLPYRVEAVLERVTEHGIPTALVLPRDHVPGRRLPVLVDGYGGPGMQDVTTDQRRRQHRQWWADQGFAVVTIDNRGTPYVSPAYTHAMYRGFSGVTLDDQVAALHALAARHGDLDLGRVGVRGWSYGGYLSAMAVLRRPDVFHAAAAGAAPTDFRHYDTAYTERYLGLPQDHPEVYERDSLIPDAPKLSRPLLLITGLADDNVHPSHTLRLSRALTDAGRPHQLLALPGVTHMTPGGTREKLMALELEFFRRELA